A stretch of Equus caballus isolate H_3958 breed thoroughbred chromosome 11, TB-T2T, whole genome shotgun sequence DNA encodes these proteins:
- the BHLHA9 gene encoding class A basic helix-loop-helix protein 9 has protein sequence MHRGTPGPGLKGLKGVEGCAEDLGDSCLEAGRDFGVLRENGAPRGLGEAEEVASSRKRARPVRSKARRMAANVRERKRILDYNEAFNALRRALRHDLGGKRLSKIATLRRAIHRITALSLVLRANPAPCWPCGHLECHSQGARAEGAGDAGSSSPRPMPLPAGPSLARRDPSGPFVPRCASCSPHTLLGRPRAVGEAQGLAQTSPGNWRRCPGAPCAWPRGYL, from the coding sequence ATGCACCGAGGCACACCAGGACCAGGCCTCAAAGGCCTGAAGGGGGTCGAAGGCTGCGCTGAAGACTTGGGGGACTCTTGCCTGGAGGCCGGGAGAGATTTCGGGGTGCTGAGAGAGAACGGCGCGCCCCGCGGCCTGGGCGAGGCGGAGGAGGTGGCGAGCAGCAGAAAGCGCGCGCGGCCGGTGCGGTCCAAGGCTCGGCGCATGGCGGCCAACGTGCGGGAGCGCAAGCGCATCCTGGACTATAACGAAGCTTTTAACGCGCTGCGCCGGGCTCTGCGGCACGACTTGGGCGGCAAGAGGCTCTCCAAGATCGCCACGCTGCGCAGGGCTATCCACCGCATCACGGCGCTCTCCCTCGTCCTGCGCGCCAACCCCGCTCCCTGCTGGCCCTGCGGACACCTGGAGTGCCACAGCCAGGGCGCGCGCGCCGAGGGCGCGGGGGATGCGGGTTCCAGCTCGCCGCGGCCCATGCCGCTGCCCGCCGGGCCCAGCCTTGCGCGCCGGGACCCCTCCGGCCCCTTCGTGCCGCGCTGCGCCTCGTGCTCCCCGCACACGCTCCTGGGACGGCCCAGGGCGGTGGGCGAGGCGCAGGGCTTGGCCCAGACCTCCCCCGGAAATTGGCGCCGGTGTCCGGGGGCTCCCTGTGCCTGGCCGCGGGGATACCTGTGA
- the TRARG1 gene encoding trafficking regulator of GLUT4 1 isoform X2 yields the protein MANPVQPQFPSTREPGTTSPLDLQEMEKLLIKVDDKDDKSLKLSKSLSGALDLEQNGHGLPFKVISEGHREVTLPRSPSRASSRRASSIATTSYAQDQEVPKDYLILAIASCFCPVWPLNLIPLIFSIMAISTASPSTVSLGLEGTCVTGMQD from the exons ATGGCCAACCCtgtgcagcctcagtttccctccacACGGGAGCCAGGCACCACCTCACCCCTGGACCTGCAAGAGATGGAGAAGCTGCTCATCAAGGTGGACGACAAGGATGACAAGTCCCTGAAGCTGTCCAAGTCCCTCTCGGGGGCTCTGGACCTGGAGCAGAATGGCCATGGCCTGCCCTTCAAGGTGATATCCGAGGGGCACCGGGAGGTGACACTCCCCCGGTCACCCTCTAGGGCCAGCTCAAGGCGGGCATCCTCCATTGCCACCACCTCCTATGCCCAGGACCAAGAAGTCCCCAAAGATTATCTCATCCTTGCCATCGCCTCCTGCTTCTGCCCTGTCTGGCCTCTCAACCTCATCCCCCTCATCTTTTCTATCATG GCCATTTCCACTGCATCTCCTTCAACAGTGTCTCTTGGACTCGAAGGAACATGTGTGACCGGGATGCAGGACTGA
- the TRARG1 gene encoding trafficking regulator of GLUT4 1 isoform X1, translating to MANPVQPQFPSTREPGTTSPLDLQEMEKLLIKVDDKDDKSLKLSKSLSGALDLEQNGHGLPFKVISEGHREVTLPRSPSRASSRRASSIATTSYAQDQEVPKDYLILAIASCFCPVWPLNLIPLIFSIMSRSSVQQGDLDGARRLGRLARLLSITFIIMGIIIIIVAVTVNFAVQQK from the exons ATGGCCAACCCtgtgcagcctcagtttccctccacACGGGAGCCAGGCACCACCTCACCCCTGGACCTGCAAGAGATGGAGAAGCTGCTCATCAAGGTGGACGACAAGGATGACAAGTCCCTGAAGCTGTCCAAGTCCCTCTCGGGGGCTCTGGACCTGGAGCAGAATGGCCATGGCCTGCCCTTCAAGGTGATATCCGAGGGGCACCGGGAGGTGACACTCCCCCGGTCACCCTCTAGGGCCAGCTCAAGGCGGGCATCCTCCATTGCCACCACCTCCTATGCCCAGGACCAAGAAGTCCCCAAAGATTATCTCATCCTTGCCATCGCCTCCTGCTTCTGCCCTGTCTGGCCTCTCAACCTCATCCCCCTCATCTTTTCTATCATG TCTCGAAGTAGCGTGCAACAGGGGGACCTGGACGGGGCCCGGAGGCTGGGCCGCCTGGCCCGGCTGCTCAGCATCACCTTCATCATCATgggcatcatcatcatcatcgtggCTGTGACTGTCAACTTCGCAG TTCAGCAGAAGTAG